The nucleotide sequence AAGGgaggacagagggagaaagggaatGGGAGGAACAGGAAACTTTAGATTTTTTTGTTGATAAAGAGACTGGGAAGGAAAAGTTTAATGACTCTGAAGGGGAGGACACAGAGGAGACAGAGGATTACAGACAGTTCAGGAAGTCTGTCCTGGCAGATCAGGGTAAAAATTTTCCTACTGCATCTCACCGGAAtactgaggaggaaggagccaaATACAAATCTAAAATATCAGTCAAGGGCAATAGAGAGAGCGATGGATTTAGAGATGAGAAAAGTTATAAGTTTAAAGAGACTGGCTATGTAGTGGAAAGGCCTAGTACAACAAAAGATAAGCACAAGGAAGAAGACAAGAGTTCTGAGAAACAAATGATGAAGAAAGAAAGTCAGTCACCTGAGCAGGTAAAGTCTGAAAAGCTCAAAGAACTCTTTGATTACAGTCCCCCTCTACACAAGAATCTGGATGCGAGAGAAAAATCCACCTTCAGAGAGGAGAGCCCACTTAGGATCAAAATGATAGCCAGTGACTCCCATCGTCCTGAAGTTAAACTCAAAATGGCACCAGTACCTCTTGATGATTCCAATAGGTAAATTATTACACTTTACAGTGGTTCTCCAGCTGCCTGCAGTGTCATTCATCTTTATTTAAACTAGTGGTTTCtttttgtgtgtctttttttttttgttattgatgCATTTTTAGACCTGCTTCCTTGACTAAAGACAGGCTGCTTGCTAGCACACTTGTCCATTCCGTCAAGAAGGAGCAAGAGTTCCGATCCATCTTTGACCACATAAAGTTGCCACAGGCCAGCAAAAGCACGTCAGAGTCTTTTATTCAGCACATTGTGTCCTTGGTTCATCATGTCAAAGGTATGTATTCAGTTTATTGTACCGAATACACATCTGACGATTTCTTTTAAGCCTGTTTGCTATCTCTAGTATGTTAAGATTTCAACCCTACTCTAATGTTGATTTATTTAGTCATGCTTTCTTCCTTTTGAGGTACACAACACAGaaaaagaattagaaaaataataGCCACAGAAGCTAGTGTCAAAAACCCCCAAGCAATGTCGAGCATAATAGCAGTTACACTGTGTTTCTGGATAAAATTTTGAGTCTAAGTAGCATATCAAGTTTGAATTTTTGTAGTGCAGTTTAAAACATACTACTTCAGTCAAtcttatttagttttattttaatgaCACTAACATACAATTTTATATTAAGTGGCGCAGTATGGGTTGACAGGTGTCTTTTGCTCTGTAAATACAATGACATTTGTTTTGGAGCATCCCAGAACTCATTTCCAGGTTCTTATTAGaagaaatttgtgtgtgtgtgtcaaaaTAATAAGATTTAAGAAGAATTGCACTTAAAATTATAGTAAAATACACTGTGATATTTCATTATTCCCCTTTGGCAGTATTGTAGTGCTGGAGCCAGGAATTTCACTTACAAGAACTTGGCAGTAGATAAATAAGCCTCTATTAAGTTAATTATAGACttaattattttctgatttaAATGTAGTAGCTGTGGCTTAATATAAACACCTCCAAGCCCCCAAAAAACCTGCCTCCCTTACCGCccgccaaaaaaaacccaccaaaaaccaaacccatacTATTAAAGTAGATGTATTTTATTTCGGTCACATATCCTGTCAAAGTTTTCTCGTGGAAAAATAGATAATTCCTTAAAATTCAGTGAGGATATCTGGAGAGTTCTttaaatgtgtgggtttttttgttttgttttgttttttcttcccatagcatttattttatttcactggGTTGTTGTCTTGTTCTTATGTACTGAGATAATGTGAAAGAATTTGCTTGTGAAAATAATTTTGCCATATCATCATACAAAGTGGGAATGTGGAAATGTTAATTAGGTGACCAGTTTTAGTGTATCTATCTGTAAGCATTGTTTTTTAAGATGCTTTAGGTTCTAAAATTGGAAGGATTTGAGTACTGGAAGTATGTGCAAAGATTCCCTTAAAAATCCCATTTTTTAACAAAGTTCATATTACTAAGGCCAAATGACTTCTTGTGTTTTGAATTACTTATGAAGAAAGTAATAGTCAACAATAATAGATTATGATAATGtattagataaaaaaaaaattcttagtagggTACCTGTTCAGCATATAATGATTTTTGTTGTGAAAGTATCTGTTTTATTGATATGTAAAGAGATTTAAGGCTCTATCCAATGAGAGCTTGTGTAAGTTTTTGCTTGTGTGGTGCATATGCAGGCTGTAGGTGAAATAATATTCCTGAAACTCTCTGTTTTTCTCTAAACTTTTGTATGTTAAACAAATACCTGGTAAATGTAACAGCTTAACAGCCTGTCTGGTCAAGTTATTAGAATATGTACAGTTATGGTTGTTTTTGTAGGCAGAACCTCTCTTTAAGTTGTCTGTGATCAGAATTTAGTAACTCTTTTGACAAATTGAAGTTATGTTCATTATTGGTGTGATGCGACCAGTCTGAACAGCTCTTTATTAATGCAGAGCTGAAAATGCCCAgtgatgttttctttttcattataacTAGGTCCtggaatgtgttttgaaatggcaAAATCCATGTTACAAAAGTAAAATAGCTGTTGAAAGATACAGATGCCAAACAGGCACAGTTGAACCTTCTGTCTTCCTGGCAAAAATGGCATAAAAACAGAGTTTCTAGATCAAATTCCTGTGTTTGATGGAATTGTGATTGAGGCACTACCCTTGTAGTGGCCGTTTCAAGTTTTAATGGTTGGTTATGAGACAAATACTGGATGCCGGGCGGTAAGTTGATACAGATGTATGTTGACCTGTTAAGCAGATAGCTTGCTTCATATGTAACATTTCATAGCTCATGACTTTATGTATTTCTATATTACATTTAAACACATTTGTTGAGCTGGTTTAAAAACTGAATTTTGCTGTTGCTAATTTAACTACCtctgaaggaaagagaaaatttgTCAGAGAAATTGTCAAGTTTGCCAAGATGCCAGATGCTTAAATGAGTTTATTTATATATAAGTGTGTTAATTGTCTTGGATTGTTTATCATCACAACTTCAAATCaagaaattatattattttaagaaattacTTGTTAGGTCAGTCATGTAGTTATTGAAGCATACATTACTTAAGtgttttcactgaattaaatTTTAAGTTAAAAATGTGATGAATAGTAAAATTTACTTATTGCAAGTATTCATGACTcaaagtaacttcattttctcgTATGGGCAAAGTATAAAATAACTGTTGAGAAATGGCTTCTTTCTAATGCATTAGATGAAAATGTCATTGAAAATGAGCAAGTCCGATCAGTAAATGATGCTTGAATTAGATATAATACAGTCATGGCATAGTTATAAGTAGACTTGCAGTGATGCTGTGCACTGTTAATTTGTTTGGGTTTCAGCATGTGTAAATatagggaaaacaccacatttGCTTGTCCTGATAGATTTATTGAAAATATTATGGTTTTGCCTGCTACTTGCCGTTCTGTCGAGAGTAAAATACCTGTCAGTTGAATTAAACTAATGAATCAGTGTTTTTCTATTGTAACCAACAGAGCAATACTTCAAGTCAGCTGGAATGACCCTAAATGAGAGATTCACTGCATATCAAAAAGCTACTGAAGAACACTGCACCCGGCAAAAGAGCCCAGAAATACATAGGTACATGTTAACTGCATAGGTAGATGCTTTGTGTTTCAAATAAATGCTTGCTTATATTTCTTCTGAGAAccccaaatattttttcagtgtgtACGGAATTATTTGTCAGTTTCTTGTGTAAACACAAAATACCAGAAAGCCCCACCAACACAGTCTTTTGTCAAAGAGAACTTGGGTATCTGAGCTAAGTCTGACTTCATCTATGGCTTTCTAGCAGATGTCTTCTCTACCTCTGGATCTCATTTGGGATATATTTACTGTCCTCACATGCAGTGCTCAGATATTGAGGGGCATATGTCTTGAAGATGAAAAGAAGCCCTATACATGcatctttattcttcagtgtgtaATGTTCCATCTCATATTACTGTAGTTTTTGTGTGTTAAATTACggcatttttttatttaaaccttAGAGCCTGAAAGATAAGAAGGTAGGCATGCAGGTGTAGTTTCTGATCATATGCTATAGTTTTATGGTGCTCTGTGCTGCATTTGTGTTGCATGTGAGGATATATTATCTCTGTTTCCAGTATCCAACTTTATAAGTTTTCTCAACTGTTAAATATTGGCTTTACAGCAAACTGTCGTGGTGTTGATGACTTCTTGGGGGGATGGATTTTCAACTGGCTACATATGCTGATCTTTTGAAATAACTCATTAAACATTTTTTATGTCTTCAAAGCTGCACTTAAAATGTGAAAATGCAAACTGCctattttctgtatttgcatttttagCATACTTGACACAGAACACAACCgaggtttttaatttttagtcTGCTTCTGTATTCTCATGTTGGGGCTTTACGTACAAAAGTTCGTTCTGCTGCAAAAATGCCTTGTTTCTCAGTTTGCTGTTGAAATGTCTGAGGCCGTTAACAGTCACATACATGTGTGGCAAGACACCACTTTTATTTTACATCTAGGAGGATTGACATCTCTCCAAGTACTCTGAGGAAGCACACCCGTTTAGCAGGTGAAGAGAGAGTCTTTAAAGAAGAAAGTCAAAAAGTAGGTTCTAAGTAAACATCCTGGCTCTACTTCTGAACTTAATTTATTGTGTTTCCCTTTAAATCTGAACTTCAACTTTGTGTATAAAAATACGAAGATAATGAGTATGTATTGTATCTGGAGTACTtgcatttagaatatttttttttctattgagtAAAACATGTTACCAGGAAAACAGTTTCCGTAGCATGATTTTTCTGTATTGATAAAGTGGCATGTAAGGTCAAGTGTTCTCCCACCTCACCTTTGTTCTTGGACATCTCTTGAccggttttgtggctctaagctaCCCAAGTATAAAGAATAGAAGGAGATAAAAAAATGTACTGAGGTGGTCAGTTAGTGGTATGATTGAATTGTAAAGGTGCTTATGCTCTGTTAAAGAGAATTCACCAGAAGAAATGAATACTTAAACATACTCCCAAACCATGTATTATGGTCTGTCTGCATCAAAAAATAGATATCCTGTTGGCTTAATGGGAACACTTCTTTGAAGATGAAATTGCTTTGCAGTTTTCTTAGATCCAGCCATTGCACATAAAGGGTGTTCACTTCAAGTCCATTTGTGTGTTGAAGAGTTTGTTGAAAAATAGATAAATACATCTCACTTTTTTGAAAACTGATGCACAGTTTGTCTTTTCATTCAGATTCTCTTCTAgaggttttatttcaaaattttgttccaaaatatatatttgtttacAGGGAGATAAAAAATTAAAGTGTGATTCTACTGATCTTCGTCATGACATTGACCGACGTAGAAAAGAGCGAAGTAAGGAGCGAGGAGACTCAAAGGGTTCCAGGGAATCCAGTGGGTCAAGAAAACGGGAGAAAACTCCAAAAGATTACAAGGATTACAAATCTTACAAAGACGACAGGTAAATATTTGAAGTCCCTATATAGGTTTTTAGCTTCTAATTAGCCTTTTGTAATTGTAAGCTTAATTGCTTTCAATTTTCAATGTATAATGGAACATTTAAATTtaaacaattaaaattatttgttttacagCAAATATGTATTATCTGTCTTTTACACGGCTTATGGTGGATGAGGACAAAAACTTTGGAATAGCAAgctaacactgaaaaaaaaaatgacaaattaaTCTGTCCTATTATCCAGGCTACATCAGGAGGTTGGACTTCAATGCAGTACATTTCTATAAACAGTTTGTGTAAGAACTTTGGTTCGTTATGCTTGATTCCGCACTTTTTCAACTCGTAACACCCAGAGTATGAGAATCTTACTGATACTTAGGTTTTAACATGGGTGAGAAGGGgaatttttggttttgtctaAAGCTAGTGggctgttttaaagaaaaaaatgttagcaTATCTCAGTGGATACTGTGTAGCAGTGGTAAGAGTTACTTCAGGTATGACCTTCCTTTGAATAGGATATTAAAAATCTTGTAAATTGGGTCAGATTAGTACCACTGTGGGGTTACTAAAAGTCTTGCTGTAggatattttttcccctgctttgtaCTTGGATATACAATGAATTTTTACTTACACTTCCTGTTTCCCATTCACTTTCTGACTTTGGTATCCGTGATATCTTCCCCTGCCTAATTCCATACAGCCATCTATGTAGGGAAGCCCACACTAAATCTTCTTAGTAGTGTGCAAACTGAACTATGTAAAGTTACTGTAAAACTTTGCCTTGAGGATTTTCTTCTGttcaatttctgtttttctgcctCAGAAAAAGGGCAGAGCTTAAAAGTAACAGAATCTCTTCAGGGCATCAAACCTAGAAAAACTGTATTTGCAGTTTGCAGACTGCTGCTTTCCAGGTCGCTAGCAAtaatatacttttaaaatgtgcatttaaATGTGTAAGAGGCGTCTGGAAAGCGGAACTATACTTCAAATGTAACAGCTGAAATACATAACAAATATGTGACTTTATAACCAGAAGGGGGATGGTTTTACATAAAATATAGACACCTTATAGTATAGCATGTTATGGACTATCTATTACTTTTAAAATAGCACAGAgcgtgtatttttatttttcagtaaacaAAAAAGAGATCAAGACCGTACCCGGTCCTCCCCATCTTCCTCTCCATCTTCTTCCTCATCGAGTTCTCGAGAAGAAAAAGATAGCAAGAAAGAAAGAGATGAAGAGTTCAAAACCCACCATGAACAGAAAGAATACTCTGGTTTTACAGGAGTCAACAGGCCAAGAGGCACCTTTGTAAGTTGCTCTCTTACTCTTCCCCCCAAATTACAAACACTTGACTAACAGCATTACATATATAAGTGTTGCAGCGATTAATGTTAGGCTAGACTTCTTTCATAGCAGTGGTTCTTGAGTTCTTTTATGTGATGTACCAAACctgaaaagttgtttgtttgtttgtttgtttgttttttcctggcacTGACCAATAGTGGTTAACTGCTGTATAAATATGCATTAGTATACACAGTAGAGACCCTGGTGTAAGGATGGGAAGAATTATTTCTTGCTTAttccttgttcttttgtaattttgttgtttcctgacaggacctgaaaaTTTACTTTTCTGCAAAAAATTGAATCTTGTGATCTGTTGGTTAGCTCCCCGCACCCTGTTTTTCCATGCCATTTTCAGTTCAGTTTTGCCTTCCTTTGTGTGTGATGCCTGCAACTTGTTAAATAGAGacacataattaaaaatataccTCAAACTTGAAATGGCTGTACGGAGGAGATAGTATACTTGGTTTTTAGTGTTTCTTTAATTTAATTGGGAAATGTAGAAGCATTAGTAAAGACTAGAAATCAATAAAGGAGGCCTTGAAAAGATAAGGAgcacttacaaacaaacaaaaaacaacaccaaaaacaaactaaacaaaactaaccaaccaaacaacaacaaaatcccaaaACAAAATGCCCAGAAGTAGAAAGTTCAATGTTTGGATGGGGAAAAGCATCAGACTTACATATTGGGTAGGAGTAATTTCATACTTTAACAGTAATTTCTTCATGTAGCCTGTAATTAAGACTAAATAATGCTCAAATGCATTGTCTGGTATAAATGTACACTGAATTGTTTGTAGTAGGGTAAAAGAGCTACACACAAGGGTGTCTGAAATGCATGTGGGATGTACAACACTTGAATTAAGGCTTGAATCTTCCATCAAAAACACTAtagttacttagaagaaaattCAAAGTTCAAAATTTGTAACAGTAAAAATGCATTATTCCCTCCCtccttgttatttttttttatataattatATTAAAGGACAGCTATGTGACTTGAATGTATAAATGCTTGGATGGTATAGGCATCAAACACGATAATATGAGCACAGTTTCTAGCTGTATAAGCTAGTGGCACTGAGTAAACAAAAATATCCCCCATCCCCAAGAGAAATGGTTGAAGTAAACTTGTAATTGGTAGAAGCCTTACTGCTTTATAAAACCAGATTGTACATGTTGTGAAAGAGATGCTACTTAACATCAAATTGGATGTGTAGTAGATGCGAATTGGAAATTTAGTAGACTTCTACTAATTTAACTATTGGTGACTGCCAGTTCTACCTGTGCAATATTATCTGGTTAATGTTTCCTAATGATATAGGTGGTCACACCCAGACTTACTGAACAAAGTGTGTCTGAACCGGAGAATCTAAATAGGCCACTGTTGACTCAGATCTTCTCTTTAGGGATACAGCTTGGATAGTATTGAAACGTACAGGCTGGCTAGTGTAGGAATGTCCTTGTAATTCAGGCTAATAGTGTCTGTGTTCCAGTAAatactgctttaattttgaaGTAAATGTTTTGGTTGTGAATTGTTCCAGGAGCAGGAAGACTTGAGACGCTGAGAGAGCATAGCTTGCCAAATATAGGGGCTTTAATGAAAGCTAAGCTGTTTCATGTTAAATTGGCAATGATTTTTCACTAATGCTGATAGACTATGCTTAATTCTAGGCTTCTTGTACAAAAACATCATGAATAGTTTTGAAGTAAGAACACAGAAATAAGGTTAAGAAGGATCTTTTAATGATACTGTCATTAATATCCAGCTCCTAAAGAATCCTCTGTGTAACAGTTCTGTGTAaaaggtgttttctttttctatagaAAATGTACTCTGTCCTTTTTGTGATGGTCTTTGCAGTAAGTAAGCCTGTAAAGATAACACGCTTCTGTATTTCTTTACCTGAAAGATGAGCTGATGGGTAAAGGAGTATTAATACAATGGTGAGGAAAGCTCTAGATATTTTTCTTAAAGGGACTCTAATAATAGGACCTAATGCCAGGAAATGCTGATCTTGTGTTGTGTGGTgggtattattttctattttttctattttttttccctctttattttctttttttttcccctctttattttctttttttttcttttttttttttcttttctttttgtggttggttttcttgttttgttgatttttggGTTTTTCCAACCCTGTCATGATTTTGTCTCTATATACTTTCCCTTCCCACTCTGTGATGCTGCTTGTTGTGCCTTAACTTTGTAGAAGTTTTAAAGCTAGTGGAAGTAAAGCATATAGTATTTCCTGTCTTGTACAGGTTTTTTCAGTTGATATTCTGACACTTTCTATGTGATtctccaagtatttttttttcttccctcctttgcCTACAGTAGGGTAGGTCTTATGAGCCTTTCATGGATTGTTTTTCAGTCTGATTTCAGAGTGTGTTTAAAACTGTCCAGCATAAATTCTACATTAGAAATATTGATGTTTTGTGGAAGCCAGTGTACATAATACTCCTCTTTCCAGTTAGTTAATTATATCTTACTCTGGTCTAGGTTTATGAAACatacttatttttaacaaattaaTTTCTGGCCATACTTTTGTACAGTTGCTGTGTCTTTAAGTACACTGTTTATGGAAATGGTGTTCTTCAGTAACTGCATGTTTTAGCAGTCTATCTTCCCAACCTAACCTTTCTTCTCCCCTTGAATGTAGGATATAAACTCTTGTTTAATGTTTTCTACAAGCTAAAATCTTACATGCTGAGGGAACTATGTATTATACTTAGTATATTCcaagttaaatattttctttattgctGGGAGAATTTATCGCCTAACATTTTAAAATCCTGTTAATTCATGATAAAGAATATTTAAGACATTACTTTTCACTTCAAGTATTGCTACTTTGTACAGTACATATGGttgatttttctgaataaagAATTTGCTCACCTGAAATTTACTTTGGCCTAAAATACATTTCTAAATCTCAGTGGAAAATGTTTGAGTCACACAAAGTAGATATACTTACTTGAAAATGGCATTGTTTGTATGTATTCTAGGATAATTTTCTTGTAACTGGTATGACTGACTCCATAAATGACCTTTTCCTGCTGACAGTTTTCTCCCTATTTCCGttcagtttttttggttttgtctgtgaaCAGCTTCAGAAACTTCTTCTGACCTGCTGTTGCAACACGCTGGTGTAGCAGCAGTCAAAGGacatttttttggtggttgtgggTGAATTTATGACAAGAACTCAAATATGTTTCAGTTAAGTTTAATAGAATCATTATTTCAAAGTGAATGCTTGAATATATTACTTAAAGTAATATGTAAATTTGAAAATGGTTTTACACTTCCAGATGCTGTAATTAAGCACAGAAAGAGCATTTTCAGTAGTAGAGAACTTGAACTCTTCTTTGTGGCTTTATGTAAATGAATTAAATGACATTTTGGTTAATCAGTTTCGAATTAGGGGCAGAGGAAGAGCCAGAGGAGTCTTTGCTGGAACAAATACTGGTCCCAGCAACTCAAATACTACTTTTCAGAAGAGACCGAAGGAAGAGGAGTGGGATCCTGAATATACCCCAAAAAGCAAGAAATACTTCTTGGTGGGTGTGGAGAACTCAATGTCTTATGCatgcttttgttttttcaagCTTTCTACAAGTGTGGAAGTAGCATGCATGTATAGGCAGGGACTTGAGTTATGCAGACATGGGAATTTCACGGTGGTTGTAGTGTCTGGTTCTGCTTTGCTTGTATCTTTCCGCAGCAGCCTGGCAATAACTGGGGCCTGACGGAATTAATATCCAGAATTTTCATCAGTGAGTGTGAAAGAAGGCAGACTCAGACTAAAGTTagtaaaaacaaattttaaaccaAAAAGGCTTGTACTGTGTTTTCCTGGATTTGTCTCTGTATGGCATTAAAGCTTTGTCTTAGCTTTGTCTGGAAGTCTGCAAAAGTGGAAGACCAGGAAAAGCTGACAGTATTTGTGGATGTACGTAGGCTGACTCTGGTATTAGCAGTCCTTCTGTTCTTAGTTGAGTAGTGTGACAGTCATAAGAAAATCAGCTTCGTTTTCACGGAATCACAAagtgttagggattagaagggacctcaagagatcatctagtccaatcctcctgctggagcaggaacacttacatgagaCTATACAAGAAtgtatccaggcaggttttgaatgtctccagagtaggagactccacagcccccctgggcagcctgttccagtgctctgttaccctcactgagaagaagtttcttctcaaatttaagtggaacctcttatgttccaatttgaacctattaccccttgtcctaccgttggttgtcaccgagaagagcctggctccatcctcgtgacactcaccctttatttatttgtaaacattaacaaggtcacccctcagtctcctccaagctagagaaacccagctcgctcagcctttcctcataagggagatgctccactcccttaatcatctttattgccctgtgctggactctccagcagttccccatccttcttgaactgaggggcccagaactgatgCATTAACACCTGTGTTTACAAAAGGAGGAGTGTGGATGTCATGTAGTGTACTGAATACGTAGCCTCTGTTTCATTTGATTGCCTTAATAATGCAGACTGAGGATATTGTTTCACAATTGAAAAATGTTAAGTAGTGAAGACTAGACCTTCTCCTGTAGCTTTGTTGTTTGTCACAAATATGTTAGCAGGTAGTGTAAGAGATATTGCAGTCCCAATTGAGATATTTACAGAAGGAGTTTTCCCCACACATATATGAACTTTTCTGATCTGTAAACATAGAGACGTGATAATCTATTAATTAAGAAATTCTGTGATAGCTAGAACAAATAATTATAGCTACTAAACTTCTTCCTCATCtccaaaaatgtttttaaattttaaaaaagcacccTTTAACTTATAATACATAATTGTTAATAAACTGCTCTATATAGGTGTATGTGTTTAATAGTTCAGATTTCTTTCCAAATCACAAGTAAAAAAAGTGGGTGTTGAAGCAGGTATACCTTATAAATAGAAACTTTTTTTGTATTAAATAATTACATTATTCATGCAGTGAACTGTCAGAAGACTTATCAGATTGTGTAAGGCTATATTTGGTAGCAAGATAGCAAACTTTTAACTTATTAAGCAGGGAAACTCAGTTGTTGTTTGTTAATGTCAGATTTAAACAGTTTACACTTCATTTGCCCCATTGCTCAGGTGAAGCAGTTTCTGAAAACTGCCATCAGTTATCTTTCCTTAAGTATAAAGATCTCTTATCTCTGCAttgaagtaaaaattaaaaaaccaccacaacctaGCACATTGCTAGAGCTTCTTCGTTTAAAATCGCAGACTTCTATTTTTCATCAAAACCAGTGAGTGATTCTTTCTTCTGACTGAAGATGAGTGACAGTAACTGATTAGTTACTCATATCAATTAAGCAGACGCACAGCTAATAAGGGCTCTTAAAACAGTGTATTGTTGTGGTTTTAGTTATAGGATCATGAATTGTATACTTCACAATATATAGATTATGATCTGAACGGGTAAAAGTTCTgctaagtttttgtttgtttgtttctatgtaTAGTATAAATATGACACAGAGTACTAACATTGAAGAGATGCATTTAAGAGATGTTCTAACTTTGTTCTTTGTCTGGTATTATTGTAGCATGATGACAGAGATGATGGTGTGGATTATTGGGCCAAAAGAGGAAGAGGCCGCGGTACTTTCCAGCGTGGCAGAGGGCGTTTTAACTTCAAGAAGTCAGGTAGCAGTCCGAAGTGGACACATGACAAGTATCAAGGGGATGGGATTgtggaagatgaagaagaaacgatggaaaataatgaagaaaaggaCAGACGCAAAGAGGAAAAGGTAAACAGTTTAGTGAATTGCAGATTAGACAGTGTATTTTGCAGTATCTCAAGTAATTGTGTGGGTGTGTGGGGGGATCACTTAaaggttttggagtttggttaTTAACAGTTTACAACaagactgttttctttctctccccaggAATAACCCTGGAAGAAAGTTGTAGCTGAAAGAGCAGCTCTTGCACCACCCACACaacatttttaatatgtttttttgtTGTCAAATGAATGTAAGCATTTTACTTAAATTTTACTGTTGGAAAGTAGTTTAGAGGGATCGTTTTTGTTTTAAGCCTTTAGAAAAAATCTTGATATAGTAAACTATGTTAATGATCGTACAGGTAGAAAGTAAAATATTTGTAACAACTTTTAAGAAATTTTACTGTTTGTTATATGCATTGTAATTCTGCTTTGTCCAAATATATGGTCAAGTACAACTCTAAAAGTTTTGATTCTCCCCTATGTCTGTGTTTTATTCTGAAGTAAACTTACAGCTCTGCACACCTGAAATCTTGGAGCAGCATTTTTTTATAAACTGATTACTACTTCTATGTTACCATTTTATAGGAACTGTATTTAAGGGTATTTATCCAGTCACAGTGTAAGTACAAACAGTTGTGCAAAATGCTGATTATACGTTAGTGCACGAGAATCACGTTTACATAGTGTGTCAGTGATACACCTGGATTCTTATTCCACCCTGCTAGAGAGTGCAGCAAGAATTTAATCTTTGAGAGTTAAATTGTCATTCTTCTTTAGTAGCCTAAGAAATACATCTGTATATAAATATTGAAGTGAGTTTCAAGTGTATTATTTCCCTTCTGGAATGTGatttttataaa is from Patagioenas fasciata isolate bPatFas1 chromosome 3, bPatFas1.hap1, whole genome shotgun sequence and encodes:
- the BCLAF1 gene encoding bcl-2-associated transcription factor 1 isoform X4 — encoded protein: MGRSNSRSHSSRSKSRSHSSSRSRSRSHSRKKRYSSRSRSRTYSRSRSRDRVYSRDYRRDYRNNRGMRRPYGYRGRGRGYYQGGGGRYHRGGYRPVWNRRHSRSPRRGRSRSRSPKRRSVSSQRSRSRSRRSYRSSRSPRSSSSRSSSPYSKSPVSSKRRASLEKQAKKTEGAPLQDSPLKNKSQDEQKDTFEHDPSEPLDDFNKSAAASGDIWPGLSAYDNSPRSPHSPSIASPPSQSSSCSDAPLLGTAHSAKDTPQHSHSIQHSPERSGSGSLGNGSSRYSPSQNSPLHHVPSRRSPAKTIPSQSAPREEARVRSFYPEGGEQEAAKGGKFMKSPPLHKNLDAREKSTFREESPLRIKMIASDSHRPEVKLKMAPVPLDDSNRPASLTKDRLLASTLVHSVKKEQEFRSIFDHIKLPQASKSTSESFIQHIVSLVHHVKEQYFKSAGMTLNERFTAYQKATEEHCTRQKSPEIHRRIDISPSTLRKHTRLAGEERVFKEESQKGDKKLKCDSTDLRHDIDRRRKERSKERGDSKGSRESSGSRKREKTPKDYKDYKSYKDDSKQKRDQDRTRSSPSSSPSSSSSSSREEKDSKKERDEEFKTHHEQKEYSGFTGVNRPRGTFFRIRGRGRARGVFAGTNTGPSNSNTTFQKRPKEEEWDPEYTPKSKKYFLHDDRDDGVDYWAKRGRGRGTFQRGRGRFNFKKSGSSPKWTHDKYQGDGIVEDEEETMENNEEKDRRKEEKE